The genomic stretch GCGGGCTTCAGACGCCAGCCCGCAACGCCTGGCTTGAAAGTCTCGTTAGAAACGAGAATGTTCTTTACTTTATTTTAAACAAAATCTTATTGTATTTGTTTCAAAGTTTGTTTTTATTTGTGTTGCTAGGAAAAATGATTATTCAAATGTGTATCGTGAAAAAATTGATGGATTATTTCCCTACTAAATAATTTCTGAAGTGTATAATATGAATATAGCAGGCCGTGTGAACGACCTGCTGTTTTTACGTATGGGTGATTTATTTCGTTAAAACCTGCCAAAACTTCGGTCCCTTGCGCGCTCATAGATCCGAAGAACCTTGCCAAGTATCAGAAAATGTACAAGTACGCTTATCTTTTGAGCGATGGCGTTTTCAAGATTGTATTCACGGAGGAAAAGTCGCATTCGCTTCTTATTTCGCTGTTGAATGCGATGCTTGACTTGCATGGTGGCGATGCCATCGGGGAAATTTCGCTGGAAATGCAGGAATTCCCGGGTATTTTCAATAAGAAAAACTGTATTGTCGATATCATTGGCACGACCAATGCTGGCGAAAAAGTTCTTGTTGAAATTCAACAGCAAAAGGACAAGTTTTTCAAGGATCGCGTAGAATACTATGTCTCTCGTGTTATTGAAAATCAGGTCCATAAGAGCGAAAAATTCGAATTGCCGCATATCTATTTTCTTGGGCTTCTGGATTTTGAACTTTTTCCGGAAGAAGAACATGAATACATCCATCATGTCGATGAAATGTGTCACGGCAAGAAGTTTTTTCCGAAGATTCAGAAGGTATTCGTGGAAATCGAAAAGTTTTTCAAACTCGAAAAATTGGGATTTACTAAGGATGACGAGTCTGATGCCGCTCAGTGGCTCCGTGCTATCAGTGTTGTTATCAAGGAAGAACCTACTCCTGAAAAAATTATGCAGAATGAAACGTTTAGGCGGTTGCTTGAATCGGTGAAATTGATTAATTTTGCAGAAGAAAGCCTTTTAAGGCGAGCGTCGCGAGAACTGCTTGCAGATTCTCATGACCGAGCCGCCATAGGATTGCACAAAGTGCAACTTTTCAACTGCGAGGTAAAGAAAATGACGGATATGATGGCTGAACGCGAAAACGCTTTTGCCGAAGGCAAGGAAGAAGGCCGTGCCGCCGGTTTTGCCGAAGGCCGTGCAGTTGGCTTTGCTGAAGGGGCTTCTGCTGAGCGGATGAAGGCGGATCAGGAAAAACGCCAAATGGCGAAAAGTCTCAAGGAACAGAATGTAGATGTTTCTATAATCGCTAAATCGACAGGTTTTTCTGAAGAGGAAATTCGCAGTTTGTAGCTGAAATTCAGTTTTTAAGAATGCAAAAAAGCAGGCCGCGCGAACGACCTGCTTTTTTTGTCGTTTTTCTCGAAAATGCTAAATCTTTGGGACTTTGCCTCGAAGCCTGATTAGGTTTACTTGACTTTGGGTACCCAAAAGAAAATTATCCAGTAGAAAAATTATTTTTCTACTAAATAATTTTTAGAATATCTTCGGGAAGATAAGTTATGCAGTCTGCCTTCTTTGAGGGTTTCTCTTTTAAAAATAGAGCGTATGTTATTTTTTGATATTTGCTAGCGAATGGGAGCTTTTCTGTTTTTCGTTTTAAGTCTTCGAGTAATCGTTCGGCATTTTCGCTTGATGTCCACTTGCATTCGCCAATAAGCAGCGTTTTTTTGTCGATGCTTTCTGCGACTACATCTAATTCAATTCGCTCTGTTTTGCTTACATTGCCCCACCATCTGGAGGCAACATTGAATATTGTGCCGTCAATTTCGTTTCCTGTTACGGATTGTCGACAAAGGCGTTCCCAACATGCGCCTTCGAATTCTGCCATGTGCTGGTGAATGATTTTTTCAACGGATTCGATTCGCCCAAGTTCTAAAAGGGATCGGTATGGATTTATGAACCTGTAGAAAAAGTTCATAAATGGATCGGACAAATGGTAAATTCCATGTTTGCTGCTTTTGGGGTTTTCGCCGAAGGGAATTTCACGCTCAATTAGCTGCATTTTCACCAATTTTTGGAGAGGTGCGCTCAATGTAGCTGCATTTTTTTCTGCTCGTGCCGCAATTTCCGAAAGTCTGTTTGCCCCATTCCCAATGATGCCTAGCAAGGTCGATGCCTGCACCAAATCACGCATATCGTCGCGTAGAATATGCATGGGTTCGTCGTGTAAAACTCCGTAGGGCGATAAAGCCATTTCGCGGAGAGCCTCGTTAAAATTACGGTATTGTTCGCGTAATTCCCAATAACGGGGGACTCCTCCCCATACAGAATATTCCTTGACTGCGTCTTTGGCAGTAATTTTTAATGCGTTAGGCAAATAAGAAATAGAGATAGGTGTAAGTCTCAGTATTTCGTTTGCTCGACCGTATAATGGCGATTTTGCATCCAAGGCTATGTCGAACATCATCTGTTGTGAAGAACCGCAAATGATTAGGTTGAAATTCAGAGATTTTTCGTCAATGAGTTTCTGTAATATTGAAGGCAGGGCTTCACATGATTTTACAAGATATGAAAATTCGTCGAGACAAAGTGTTGTGCCTTTGTCGCAACGTTGGTTGAATGTCCTGAATAAAGATTCCCAATCGGGGTAAACGACAGCGTCGAATCCTTCGTATTTCGTGGCTATTGCCATTGCTAAAAAGCGTTTTTGGGTGGATTCTTCAGAACGATCTGCCATGAAGTAGATGTCATCTTTTTTGAGTACGCGTTTTAAAAGCGTAGATTTACCCAATCTGCGGCGTCCGTAAACAACGATAAAGGACAATTCTTTTTGAGAAAGGGCCCTTGTCAATATTTTCGTTTCTTCAATGCGGTCAAGAAATTTCATACCCATAATATATAATTATTTAGTAGAAAAATTATTTTTCTACTAAATAATTTTTGACGTTTCGTGAATAAAAAAAGGGACAGGTTGAAGTAACCTGTCCTTTGTGCGTTTATGTATCGAAATTTTACAGCTTTTGTCCGGGATTCCAGTAGTCGGTGGGTTGCTCGACGCCGCATTCTTTTGCGATGTAGACGGGTTCGAGGCCTTTCTTCTTTTGGTCGGTGTAGTTCTTGAGTGCCTTGATGGCGATTGGCGAGAGTATCAAGATGACGGGGATGTTCACGAGGACCATGAGGCCTTGGCAAAGGTCTGCGCTGTCCCAGGCGAACGATGCGCTGGAGGTGGCACCTAAGAAGACGATGGCGGTCGCGATGGTCTTGAATACGTTGCGGATTTTCTTTGTGGGGCGTCTGTTCAAGATGAAGCGGAGACAGCCTTCGGTGTAGTAGTAGTTGCCGATGAGTGTGGTGTAGCCAAAGAGGCACATGGAGAATGTGATGAAGATGGCGCCGTTGCTGCCGAGAACGGAGGCGAGAGACTTTTGTACGTAAATGATTCCCGAGATGTCCTTGCTGGGCTCGATGTTAGTTGAGAGGCACATGAGGGCTGTGGCGGAGCAGATGAGGAGCGTGTCGATGAATACGGAGAGTGATTGCACGAGTCCTTGCTTGACGGGGTGCGAGACGCTTGCGCTTGCGCTCGCGTTCGGGGCGGAACCCATGCCTGCTTCGTTGGAGTAGAGACCGCGCTTGATGCCGTACATGATGCAGCTTCCGGCGAAGCCGCCGAATCCTGCGTCAAATGAGAATGCGTTCTTGAAGATCGTGCCGAACATGGCAGG from Fibrobacter succinogenes encodes the following:
- a CDS encoding Rpn family recombination-promoting nuclease/putative transposase, giving the protein MYKYAYLLSDGVFKIVFTEEKSHSLLISLLNAMLDLHGGDAIGEISLEMQEFPGIFNKKNCIVDIIGTTNAGEKVLVEIQQQKDKFFKDRVEYYVSRVIENQVHKSEKFELPHIYFLGLLDFELFPEEEHEYIHHVDEMCHGKKFFPKIQKVFVEIEKFFKLEKLGFTKDDESDAAQWLRAISVVIKEEPTPEKIMQNETFRRLLESVKLINFAEESLLRRASRELLADSHDRAAIGLHKVQLFNCEVKKMTDMMAERENAFAEGKEEGRAAGFAEGRAVGFAEGASAERMKADQEKRQMAKSLKEQNVDVSIIAKSTGFSEEEIRSL
- a CDS encoding alanine/glycine:cation symporter family protein — protein: MVNPLHPVVSALNTALYDFYIVPLFLIVAGVFLSVRLGFPQIRYLIETFRVTREKPLHKHGISSFGALMVSTASRVGTGNIVGVSSAICLGGPGAIFWMWVIAILGAASAFVESTLAQIYKRHDDVTGHSYGGPSYYIQTALGKRWLGVLFSGFVLLTYIVGYNLLASYNIQDSLTGYKFYDKASTPFIVGFILAAFFAFCIWEGAKKISTITSYLVPFMGTIYVLVAFGIIIYNISNVPAMFGTIFKNAFSFDAGFGGFAGSCIMYGIKRGLYSNEAGMGSAPNASASASVSHPVKQGLVQSLSVFIDTLLICSATALMCLSTNIEPSKDISGIIYVQKSLASVLGSNGAIFITFSMCLFGYTTLIGNYYYTEGCLRFILNRRPTKKIRNVFKTIATAIVFLGATSSASFAWDSADLCQGLMVLVNIPVILILSPIAIKALKNYTDQKKKGLEPVYIAKECGVEQPTDYWNPGQKL
- a CDS encoding ATP-binding protein, giving the protein MGMKFLDRIEETKILTRALSQKELSFIVVYGRRRLGKSTLLKRVLKKDDIYFMADRSEESTQKRFLAMAIATKYEGFDAVVYPDWESLFRTFNQRCDKGTTLCLDEFSYLVKSCEALPSILQKLIDEKSLNFNLIICGSSQQMMFDIALDAKSPLYGRANEILRLTPISISYLPNALKITAKDAVKEYSVWGGVPRYWELREQYRNFNEALREMALSPYGVLHDEPMHILRDDMRDLVQASTLLGIIGNGANRLSEIAARAEKNAATLSAPLQKLVKMQLIEREIPFGENPKSSKHGIYHLSDPFMNFFYRFINPYRSLLELGRIESVEKIIHQHMAEFEGACWERLCRQSVTGNEIDGTIFNVASRWWGNVSKTERIELDVVAESIDKKTLLIGECKWTSSENAERLLEDLKRKTEKLPFASKYQKITYALFLKEKPSKKADCITYLPEDILKII